Sequence from the Pedobacter sp. D749 genome:
CAGGGCGATGCTGATTTTATGGGCATTACGTTTAATTACCCTGAAGATAAAATTACAGGGATGAAATACCTTGGCCGCGGACCTTACCGGGTTTGGAAAAACAGGTTAAAAGGACAACAGTTTGGGGTTTGGCATAAGGATTACAATAATTCAATCACAGGCGAAACCTGGGGCTACCCAGAGCTTAAAGGTTATCATGCTGAAGTGAACTGGGTTAAGGTAGAAAATAAGGAAGCGCCATTTACGGTTTACATACCCGATGAAGATACCTATCTGCAAATGTACAAACCTGCCCGTGAAGCTGCAGCATTAAAGAACAACAATGTAGAACCCGCCTTTCCAGAAGGGAGCATTAGCTTCTTAAAAGGCATTAGTGCCATTGGTACCAAGTTTCAGTCAGCTTTATTAATGGGACCACAAAGCCAAAAAAACAAAACTGACGGTAAAACTTTTAAAGGAACTTTATTATTTGATTTTGAAAAATAAGTGTTTTGACTCCTAAGTTAAAACAGCACAGCAAAAAACTATTTAATCCGTATTTTTAACGATATGAAGATTGTGTTTTTTTCTGCGAAGCCTTACGACCGTGAATTTTTTGAAAGCTGTAATAAACAGTATAATTTTGAATTAGAATTTTGGGAAACCCACCTGGGTCCTCACATTGCCGACGCGATAAAATTAGGTACGGATGCTGTTTGTGTATTTGTGAATGATAAACTAACGGCTGATGTTATAGCCATATTGGCACAAAAAGGGGTGAAAATTATTGCTTTGCGTTGTGCAGGCTTTAACAATGTGGATCTGAATGCGGCCAAACAATATGGGATCCGGGTTTGCCGCGTTCCGGCTTATTCGCCACAGGCCGTTGCAGAACATGCAGCAGCCATGTTGCTTACCTTAAACCGTAAAACCCATAAGGCTTATAACCGTGTACGTGAACAGAATTTTTCGCTCTCAGGTTTAATGGGTTTCAATCTTTTTGGCAAAACAGTTGGCGTAATCGGCACAGGGAAAATTGGTGCCGCTTTCTGTAAAATTATGCTTGGTTTTGGCTGTACTGTACTGGCTTCTGATCCTTTTGTGAATAAATCATTACAAAGTGGGGGAGTAATATATTTGCCTTTTCACGAAGTGATAAAAGAAGCCGATATTATTTCGCTGCATTGTCCCCTTACACCTGAAAACCATTATCTGATTGGATCAAATAGCTTATCAGCGATGAAAAAAGGTGTTACGCTAATCAATACAAGCAGAGGCGGATTGATTAATACACGTGAAGTGATTGATGCACTAAAAACAGGGCAACTTGCAGCGCTGGGAATTGATGTATATGAGCAGGAAGAACAACTCTTTTTTAAAGACCTTTCCGGGAGTATTATTGGAGATGATGATATTCAGCGACTAATCAGCTTTCCGAATGTTTTGCTTACCGGGCATCAGGCATTTTTTACCGAAGAGGCCTTAACAGAAATTGCAGAGTCTACACTAAAAACGGTAAAAATATTGTTAGATGATCATGCTGAGGAGATCGTCTCAGAAGCAATACTGGTATAACAAGATAGATGGTTACATGGAGTTTTTTGAGAGGCTGGTCTGTCCAAAATCTCCATGCACCCATTATATGCTATTTAGTAGTAAGAAGTATTGAGGTTGCTGTTCTGCTTTTCTGCGGCCTCGATAGGTGCATAATTAGAAAGAATAAGTGCTTCTCCCTTTTTAACACATACATCATGTTCAAAATGAACGGATGGACTTCCATCCGCTGTTCTGATGGTCCAGCCGTCTTCATCCAGAAACACATCTTTTTTACCCATATTGATCATCGGTTCTATGGCCAATACCAGATTTTCTCTTAAGAGTAAACCATTACCTTTTCTTCCATAATTTGGAACCTGTGGGTCTTCGTGCATCTCTTTACCTAAACCGTGGCCTACCAGGTCTCTTACTACGCCGTAACCATGTTTTTCGTTATGGTTTTGGATGGCTGCACCAATATCGCCGATGCGTTTGCCCACAACGGCTTCTTTAATTCCGAGAAAAAGCGATTCTTTAGTTGTTTTTACCAGGTTTAATACCGCTGCTGATACTTCGCCGATGATAAAGGTATAAGCATGATCGCCGTGAAAACCGTTTTTTATGGTACCTACATCTACCGAGATAATATCACCATCTTTCAGTTCATCTTTAGTTGGGAAACCATGTACAACCACATCGTTTACCGAAGTGATAATATGAAAAGGAAAGCCATTATAGTTATAAAAGGAGGGTACTGCGCCATTATCCAGTATAAATTCATTGGCTATTTTGTCAATTTCTAGGGTGGTAATGCCTGGCTTTAATATTTTAGCTACTTCTGCAAGGGTATTGCTCACCAGCAGGGCACTGATTTGCATCAGTTCTACTTCTTCATTGGTTTTATATAAAATCATTGCTGCAAATTTAGTAAAAGAAGCGGAAATGAAAAAGACGAAGAGTTGAATGTTCTGCGCTAAATTAAGAGCACAACCGGTATTCAGGTGTTACAACTTTATTTCTGATTCTGCTCATGGTTTCTATACGCACCCCCAGGTAACTGGCCAGATAACACTGCGGTATCCTATTGATATCCAAACCGCTTTCCTGTAATTTGCGGTACCTGCCGGTAGCTTTGGGTATCCGGGCAAGGATAGCCCTTTCTGATGCAGCATAATACTGAAGTGCCAATAGCTTTCTGTCGATGAGGTTGGACTCCGGATATTTCGTATACATTAAATCGATTAAAGTATAGGGAATGCAGATGAGTTTACAATCTTCCAGGGCCTGGAGATATTCTATAGAATAACCGGGCTGCTGATCGGGATGGCGTATAGCACCTATTAACTCATTTTCGAAGCTAAACCAGGTGCTGATCTCTTTTTTACCATCGCGCACAAAGCCACGCACAAGACCATCGACCAAAAAATACAGAGAAGAATTACTATCTATTGGAGAGAGAATGTGTTTGTTTTTTTTGATACGCATGAGTTTGCAAGACCTTTCATATTCGGCTTTAAAAGTATCAGATAAAGGATAGAATTGCTCAAGATAATCGAAAAGCGGGCGTAAAAATGATGCTGTATATGGCATGGTTAAGACTTATTTTGATTTAAAAAAAGATTTAAGCATACTCATTTGAAAAAGCCGTAATGCCTGTCATAATCTGAAACCAAAGGTATCTTGTATTTTAGCGTGCACTAAAAAATAGGACAGTTATAGCCTCTAACGATACGATCGTTAGACTAAAAAAAGGCGTTATGACAGGTTAATGGCTTAGTTCCTGTGCGAAATAGGCAGTTGGCATTAATCCTGTTTCTTTTTTAAATGCATTATAAAAAGTAGCCACGCTTTTAAAGCCAGATTCAGATGCAATTGCTTCGATGGTGATTTTATCTGATTTTAAGGGATACTGTTTTAAGAAATGATTAACCCGGTAACTGTTTATCCAATCTCTGAAATTTTTTCCAATATGTTTGTTTATGACGAAAGAGCAATGGTGAATCGGGATGTTGAGTTTTGCGGCCAGATCAATAATCTGGAAATCGTGAAGCAGATAAAGCTGTTCCTCCTCCATTATTTCTTTCATGGCAAGGGCATAGTCAGAAAGTTGTGCATCTATGAGATTATTTTTTTTTACTGTTGTTCGGTTAGGTTTTGGAGCTTCTGCTATCAGGGGAATTAAAATTGCATCAGTTTCTGTTTTCAGTACTGTGGGTTTTTTAGTCCAGTCTACCGCTACCAGTAGATAGCCATAAAAAATATACGGCCTGTGAAGCGCATATACTAAAATAACTAACAGGGCTAAACAATTGACCACAACAAACGAAGCGTTAACATATGGGATATGTAAGTTTCTTAAAATGATAGGTGCCAGGGTAAATAACTGGAAGAAGGTAGCAATCCTAAGAAAAAAGATGATCCACGTCCTGCTTTCGGCTTCGAGCAGCTGTTTTGGTTTGTTTTTTAGACGCAGTACAACAATCCACGTGGCGCATAAATAAGCCATTACCAATACTGGCCTGAATAAGTAATGGAAATATGGCGGAAAAAGACCACTTCTTTCTTTCAGTGAGAAGTAACCGTTTTCGGCCAGTTGGCTACCTATCAACTCCCAATTGAGTGCAGTAGAAAAATGCCAGGGGATAACATGGATAATGGCCAGTAATGCAGGCAAAAAATGGAGCCATTCTATTTTTTGTAAATTTTTACGATCCTGTAGAAACCCTGTGATGTAGAGATAAAAGCAGGCTGGGGCAGCATAATAGAATGGAGTAAAAGTTTGATGAAAAAAGGCTAAGGTATTGGGCTGGCCTGATTTAAAAAATAATGAAGTTAATATTTGACCAAATCGGGCAAAAAATATAACCGAAAGGAAAATGTTTAACAGTTTATTCCCCTTTTTTGAAAAAAAAAGATGCATGGAGAATAAAAGCAAGAATAAACAACTGGTACTAATGAGAAGGTTTAAAGACTGCATATTTCCAGCCAAGATAGAACATAATTGCTGAATTAAATTTCCTAACTGTAAAATTTTTTATGTTAAATGGGCCATCCGTAAAGGTCTAAAAATGAGGACGTATATGTTAAAAATAAGGCATGAGTAACTGCCTTTGTCTAGATATTTCATGCTGTTTACAATAATGATTTGCCATAAACGTTTGTTTAATTTATAAAAAGCAATAGTTTTGCGGCTCGTTTATTGTTAGCGGAAAGTAATATTGTTTAATTAATGGATGTTTACCATCCCTATAAAAGAAAAATTATGGACAAATTTAAAAAAGTGCAAGATCTAATCTCTTCTGTAGAAGCAGACGTAACTAAATTTTATGATGGCGGTAATGCTGCAGCAGGTACACGTGTACGTAAAGCAATGCAAGACCTAAAAGTTTTAGCCCAAGAAATTAGAGCTGAAGTAACTGATAAAAAAAATAGCGCTAAATAATTTATTTCGCTTAAAAAGAAAGCCCTTCTAGTTTTAGAAGGGCTTTCTTTTTGGCTTTTATTTTAATTTTTGTGCGGCTTAAATGTCTATTTGTTACGTTTACTCGTAATAAGTTTATCGGTAAAAAAGTCACGAAAATCATTGTAGTAAAGATCGCCCACTGTAAAGCTGGTATGATTAGAAAGCGTTACCCTCGTTCCTTCAACATGTAAAATATGATTGATGGAAATAATATACCCCCTATGTAGTTGTATAAAGCCTTTTTCTATATTGAGCTGCTCTTTAACATCTTTCAAACTTAAATACGCTATAATTACTTTTTCTTTTGTATGGATTTTGATGTAGTTATGGAAACTTTCAAAAGCTATTATATCTGCATATCGTACCAAAACAGCTTTATGTTCCTCAGATTTATTTTTGACGAAAAAATAAGCTTCCTGCGCAATATCTTCTGTTTCATCTTCAAACATCCGGTTTACGGTTAAAGCAAATTTTGCATAACCATAAGGTTTAAGCAGATAAGCATCTGCTTCTGCTTCAAAGGCTTCAAAGGCATATTCCTCATGAGAGGTAGTAAATATGAGTTTTCTGGTTTTGGAGCGGATTGCTTTAGAAAGTTCAATGCCCGAAATCTGAGGCATTTGAATGTCCATAAATATTACATCTACCTGATCAATCTTTTTCAGTTCTTTCAAGGCTGTCATTGGGTCAGTATAACTAGCCAGGAGTTCCATATTCGGTGCATCCGCTATATATTTTTCAATACCCGAGATTGAGTTTTGTTGGTCATCAATGGCTATGCACCTAATCATTTGTTAATCTTCATTGTATATATAACGAATTTACACCTTTTTATACCGAAAATAAAACGATTTATCCCGTTTCATCTCAAATTTTGATGATAGTGGCTAATTTAATGAAAAAAGGACGCTTATGAGGTACACTGGGGTAATTAAATGGTATAATCCGGTAAGAGGTTTTGGATTTATTGCACTTAATGATGGAAAAGAAATGGTTTATGCAGATAATCAGAAATTAATAGGGATTTACCGTCCTGCTTTACTTGTAGGAACAAAAGTTCGTTTCAATTTGGAACATGGACAACTAGGATGCCAGGCTACCAATATTATAGTGTTGGATATTGAATCTGAATAATATTTGCACCTATCTGTAATGAAAACAGACCGATCTGTGTAACCTGGTTCACTAAAGTTAAATCAAATGCGATCTTTACTATCAATAAAAACAAAATTTGATTCTTGTCGCAATTTTTAGCTGAACTGCACATCAAAAATATTTACATCTACCTGTCAAATATGTAATTAACCCTCTTCCTATCTAAACAGACAAGTTCTTTTAGATAGGATTTTTTTTTCGGATTGCGGTTGGTTATACATTCACAACGTTACCTGATAATTAATGCTGAAATTAAGTCACCGTACTTAGGTATCAGGATAAGTTGCTATTAAAAATCAGCTGTCTTAATTTAAAAGCAATGAGTACTTTTAACTTAAAATGATTTTCCTACAAAATAGCCAGCATTTTCTTTGATCGTGTAAATGATATCGGCCAGGCATCGGCGCTGCTGGCTGCGGCTATTGCATAATATTCTTTGGCCTGAGTCTGATTGCCTTGAATAAGCCTGACATAAGCACTTAACTCATATATGAAATTCTTTAATTTGAGATCTATTCCCTTTTCAGTGCCTAAATAATCGAATATTTCTGCAGCTGCATTTATACGTTCATCATTAAAATTTTCTATTTTAAAACCGCCGGGCATTGCGAACCAGTATTCCCAAATTCCACCCTGGGCATGCTTATTATATCCGTCTTTAACAAGTTGGATACCCACTTCTAATAGGGTGCCGTTGATTGTACTATCCTTCGTCATCATTTTACCCAGATCCAAATAACGGTTTATGGTAGGGCGTAATCCTTTTTGCTTGATCTCATCCAACATCATTTCTTTCCTGTACATGGGTTTATCGCTCATCAAAAACTGTTCATAGGCAAAGCTTGCAGGAAAATGATCGCTTATTTTTTCTAACCGGTAACCTTTCGCCAGTTCTTTTCTTAAATCAATTACATAAGGGTGTCCAAAGTCGTGAAAATGATATACAGTAATGATGCCCCGTTTAAGATCGTAAATGTTACTGTAAATAGTAGATAGTTTTCCTTCTTGTCGGGTACGGTTTAAAATATCGCGAAAAAAGGGAACACGTATAGTTTTTGCCTCTTTTAGCATCTCTTCTGAAATATCATACCTCCGGCAGGAATAGTTTTTAGTTTTTACCTTGCTGATATCAAAATTTGTATTGATCTGATAATACCCTGATTTGGGTAATTTAGTACCCGCATTAATGATGATCGAATGGCCAAGTGCATCTGCAATTAACACCTGCGAACTGATTGCGTAATCGTATTTTTCCAGATAAGCCAAAGCTTCCTTTACAGTTTTACATTTGCCGAGAATTTCAAAAAAAAGATCTCCTTTATAGATGTTTTTAGGATGATATTTAGCAGGATCGATATTTTGTGCGGTAAAATCGTAAAACAGGCCATATTCATTCATGGCCGCCTGTGCTTGCAGATCAGGGAGTCCAAAACAAACCGAACCATACCTTTCTGCGGTTTTAGGGTTAAACCACATTCTTGCAAAGCCCATGTAATCATCTTCATTGGCTGCAGCAAATACTTCTCCTTTTAATGCACATGAAATTACTGTGCAGGCTTGGCTGGGTTTAAATAAGATGGAGATGGCGATAACTGCAAGCGTTATTATTTTCTTCATTTTTAAATTTTCTTTAATGGTGCTAAGTTTATGCCATTAAAGAAAGTATTGCTCTAAAGTTATTTCTGGCTCTCTTTTTAGAAAATCGAAACAAAACATGTCCATAATTGAACGGTTTCCGTTCGAAAACGAACAGAACTGAATCAACATCTTCTTCATCAATAATGCAGAATAATTACTCTTATTTAGAATTGATATAAATAATATTGTTATATTTGTTTTTAACATTAACCCAGACCGGAAATGATTGTAAAGGCAAGAATAGAGCATCAGAAAGATTTTCTGTTCATGGAAGAAATTCCAGATAAGTATGTTCCCGATCACCGATTATCCGAAAAATCAATAACCATTAAAGATGCTCCGGTAGGCATTAAAAATTATCAGCTCTCTACCAATGGTCTCTTTTTGGTGCATTCTGAAATGAAATTTGATGAACCTGCCAGGATCCTTACCGAGGTAGAAGGAGAAGCCATTACCTGTCAGTTTATTTTTAGCAATAAAAATGGTTCTGGCGCTACCGGTAAACAATCGGCTAAATACGGCCGGAGCAGGCATAATATCCGCTATATCCCCTCGGCAAAAGAAGCTTACGATGTCAAGCCAGATGTAGAATTTGTATATTTCTTAATTGTACTCTCTAAAGATTACTATTTGCGTTTAGTCGATTTGTACTCTCCATTGCATGAGCAATTTGTGCAGGAGATTGAAAAAGGGATATCGACCTCTTTTGCCGAACACGATCTTTTTATGACACCAGAAATGCGCAGATCAATCGATGCGATTGTTACCTGCAGGCAGGACGGAGAATTGAAACGCCTGTTTACCGATGCCCGGATTACCGAATTGATTATGTATCAACTGGAACAATTTAGTCAGCATATTCAAGGCGGTAAAGAAGCGCTACTGGATCGCGATATTCCAAAACTCGAAGAAGCCAGGGAGATTCTGGAACGCGATTATATTGATCCACCAACCCATAAGCAGCTTTCTAAAATGATCTTGCTTAATGAGTTTAAATTGAGAACAGGTTTTAAAAAATATTTTGGCAGTACCATATACGATTTTGTAACCCGTTTAAGAATGGAAGAGGCCAAAAGATTGATTTTAGAAGAAGGCAAAAATATGTACGAGGTAGGTGTAAACGTCGGTTTTAAACATCAGGCCAGTTTCACCAACGCTTTCAAAAAATACTACGGCATTTTGCCTAGTGATGTACGGCTCTGATCTTATACAGAATTAGTCTCGATCCTGTACTTTGCGCTTCGGCTACACCTGCTGCTTCCATTAGCTTTAGGTTGGTATATACACAACCAATGCTGATGGGTGTTTTATCTTCCTTAAGCATTAGCCAAAGCGATTCGGGATGAATAAAATCCCTTACCTCCATCAGTTTAAACGCAATCCATAATCTTTTTTCGGAAAAGGCAAGGCGTTTTAATCTACAATAATCATTTATTGTTTTTAAAAGTGTTTCTTTAAATGCGTCGGTACAGGCTGAATTTGGTAACTGGCCAATAGTTTGTGCGGTATTAAGTAGTTTTTGAATGTTTTCCATAGGTAGGGGAGATTAAATCTTTACAGATTGGAGGTTGATTAATTCATCGGTTTCGATAGTTTTTAACTTATATATAGGTTGTTGTGTCGTTTTCATATTGCTGTTAAATTTTCCGGCATCGAGCTTAACTTCCTTTGGCACAATAACCGTTTTTAGACTGCTTTGGTCTGTATAGGCCTGTGCATGGATGCCAAATGCGGTATACAAATGCTGTGGGGTAAGTACCTGTACAGGTGTTCCATCCCACCATTTTCTACCATCTTTTAAAATAACAATGCGGCTGGCATACTGCGCGGCCAGGTTAACTTCATGCAGCACAACAACAACCATGTAACCCTTTTTTGCCATGGCAGCAGCTATAGCCAGGGTTTGGTGCTGAAATTGAAGATCCATATTATTGGTCGGTTCGTCCAGGAGCAGTACCGAATCTTTATTGTTCCACAATTGGGCCAGTACCCTTGCCAGGTGTACCCGTTGCTGTTCACCTCCTGAAAGGCTTAACATCGATCGGTCTGCAAGATCAGTTAATCCGCAGATTTCCATCGTTTCGGAAAGGGCCAGTTGATCATTTTTTGCCGATGATAAACTTTTAAAACCATAACGGCCCATCATCACGATTTCTTTCACACTAAAGGCCATGGTAATAGGATTGTGCTGTTGCAGATAAGCCCTTTTGGTAGCCAACGTTTTTCGTTTGTAATCCTTAATATCTGCTCCATATAACATAATCCGCCCGCTATCAGGCTTTCGTTCACCAGAAAGCAAGCGCATTAAGGTAGACTTCCCCGCACCGTTCGATCCTAAAAGCGCAACCATTTCGCCTGGCCTGATACTGAACGAGATATCTTTTAAAAGTGGCCTGTTATTTAATTTATAGCTGATGGATTCTACTCTGAGCATAAACCGATTATTTAATTAACTAATTTCTTTTTGTCTTTAATGAGGATATATAAAAATATGGGCGTACCCATTAAAGCAGTAACCACGCCAATCGGCAATTCGATCGGTTGCACAATCAATCTCGAAACCATATCAGCCAATGTAAGCACCAATGCACCCATTAATGCCGAAACAGGAAGCACAAAACGATGATCTACTCCGCCCAACAAACGGGTAAGGTGGGGGATGAGCAGGCCAATAAATCCAATAATTCCCGAAACGGCAACAGAAGCACCAACAGCCATGGTAGCCAATACCACCACCAATATTTTAATGCGGTTCGGGTTTAAGCCGATCAATTCTACCTGATTTTCTCCAATGGCAAATAGATTTAAACCTTTGGCTAAAAATGGGAGCCCGATTAAAGGGATAAGTACAAAAGGAAATAAGCAGCTTACATTTTGCCAGGTTGCCCCGCCCAGGCTGCCCATCATCCAGAAGGTAATGCTCCTGAGTTTTTGTTCATCGGCCAGGTAAGTAACCAATCCGGTTAAAGCGCCTGCCATTGCATTGATGGCAATACCCACGAGCAACATGGTCGAAACATTGGCCTGTCCATTGATTTTGGAAAGATTGTACACCAACATAGCCGTAATACCTGCACCGGCAAAAGCGCCAAAGGCCAAAAGGTAATAACCCAGCAGCTGACTCAAACTAGAAAATAAAATTGTTTCGAAAGCAATAATCAAAACCGCCATTAACGATGCCCCAGCCGATATACCTACCAAACTGGGTTCGGCCAATGGATTCCTGAATATTCCTTGTATGGCTGCTCCAGAAATGCCCAAAGCAGCACCAACCAGTACACCCATTAAGGTGCGGGGCAGCCTGATCATCATAATTACCCCTTCATTTATACCATGATCGGCACTGCTAAAAACAGAAAATCCCATGGCATGGGTTAAGGTATCAATCACTTCTTTTATGGGAATGCGCATGGCACCTAAGGCTAAGGAAAAACAGATGGACACCAATAAACCTACACTCAGGCAGGTATAAATAACAGTTCTTTTCATTACAAAATACGGTTATTTAGTGCTTTAATGGCTTCTGGCAGTCTATTGCTAAAGTTGATCAGCAGAGGTCCGTTCATTTCTATGATCTTTTTATTTTTTCCAGCATTGGTATAACTTACACCAGGGAGATCTAAAAAGGCTGCTCTTCCGCCTAAACTGCTTAATCCGAAATCGAACATTAAAATCACATCCGGATTGCTTTTAATCAATGCTTCGGTGGTATAAGGTTTAA
This genomic interval carries:
- a CDS encoding 2-hydroxyacid dehydrogenase — its product is MKIVFFSAKPYDREFFESCNKQYNFELEFWETHLGPHIADAIKLGTDAVCVFVNDKLTADVIAILAQKGVKIIALRCAGFNNVDLNAAKQYGIRVCRVPAYSPQAVAEHAAAMLLTLNRKTHKAYNRVREQNFSLSGLMGFNLFGKTVGVIGTGKIGAAFCKIMLGFGCTVLASDPFVNKSLQSGGVIYLPFHEVIKEADIISLHCPLTPENHYLIGSNSLSAMKKGVTLINTSRGGLINTREVIDALKTGQLAALGIDVYEQEEQLFFKDLSGSIIGDDDIQRLISFPNVLLTGHQAFFTEEALTEIAESTLKTVKILLDDHAEEIVSEAILV
- the map gene encoding type I methionyl aminopeptidase — protein: MILYKTNEEVELMQISALLVSNTLAEVAKILKPGITTLEIDKIANEFILDNGAVPSFYNYNGFPFHIITSVNDVVVHGFPTKDELKDGDIISVDVGTIKNGFHGDHAYTFIIGEVSAAVLNLVKTTKESLFLGIKEAVVGKRIGDIGAAIQNHNEKHGYGVVRDLVGHGLGKEMHEDPQVPNYGRKGNGLLLRENLVLAIEPMINMGKKDVFLDEDGWTIRTADGSPSVHFEHDVCVKKGEALILSNYAPIEAAEKQNSNLNTSYY
- a CDS encoding Crp/Fnr family transcriptional regulator, whose product is MPYTASFLRPLFDYLEQFYPLSDTFKAEYERSCKLMRIKKNKHILSPIDSNSSLYFLVDGLVRGFVRDGKKEISTWFSFENELIGAIRHPDQQPGYSIEYLQALEDCKLICIPYTLIDLMYTKYPESNLIDRKLLALQYYAASERAILARIPKATGRYRKLQESGLDINRIPQCYLASYLGVRIETMSRIRNKVVTPEYRLCS
- a CDS encoding AraC family transcriptional regulator, whose protein sequence is MHLFFSKKGNKLLNIFLSVIFFARFGQILTSLFFKSGQPNTLAFFHQTFTPFYYAAPACFYLYITGFLQDRKNLQKIEWLHFLPALLAIIHVIPWHFSTALNWELIGSQLAENGYFSLKERSGLFPPYFHYLFRPVLVMAYLCATWIVVLRLKNKPKQLLEAESRTWIIFFLRIATFFQLFTLAPIILRNLHIPYVNASFVVVNCLALLVILVYALHRPYIFYGYLLVAVDWTKKPTVLKTETDAILIPLIAEAPKPNRTTVKKNNLIDAQLSDYALAMKEIMEEEQLYLLHDFQIIDLAAKLNIPIHHCSFVINKHIGKNFRDWINSYRVNHFLKQYPLKSDKITIEAIASESGFKSVATFYNAFKKETGLMPTAYFAQELSH
- a CDS encoding histone H1, translating into MDKFKKVQDLISSVEADVTKFYDGGNAAAGTRVRKAMQDLKVLAQEIRAEVTDKKNSAK
- a CDS encoding LytTR family DNA-binding domain-containing protein, with translation MIRCIAIDDQQNSISGIEKYIADAPNMELLASYTDPMTALKELKKIDQVDVIFMDIQMPQISGIELSKAIRSKTRKLIFTTSHEEYAFEAFEAEADAYLLKPYGYAKFALTVNRMFEDETEDIAQEAYFFVKNKSEEHKAVLVRYADIIAFESFHNYIKIHTKEKVIIAYLSLKDVKEQLNIEKGFIQLHRGYIISINHILHVEGTRVTLSNHTSFTVGDLYYNDFRDFFTDKLITSKRNK
- a CDS encoding cold-shock protein translates to MRYTGVIKWYNPVRGFGFIALNDGKEMVYADNQKLIGIYRPALLVGTKVRFNLEHGQLGCQATNIIVLDIESE
- a CDS encoding C45 family peptidase, with the translated sequence MKKIITLAVIAISILFKPSQACTVISCALKGEVFAAANEDDYMGFARMWFNPKTAERYGSVCFGLPDLQAQAAMNEYGLFYDFTAQNIDPAKYHPKNIYKGDLFFEILGKCKTVKEALAYLEKYDYAISSQVLIADALGHSIIINAGTKLPKSGYYQINTNFDISKVKTKNYSCRRYDISEEMLKEAKTIRVPFFRDILNRTRQEGKLSTIYSNIYDLKRGIITVYHFHDFGHPYVIDLRKELAKGYRLEKISDHFPASFAYEQFLMSDKPMYRKEMMLDEIKQKGLRPTINRYLDLGKMMTKDSTINGTLLEVGIQLVKDGYNKHAQGGIWEYWFAMPGGFKIENFNDERINAAAEIFDYLGTEKGIDLKLKNFIYELSAYVRLIQGNQTQAKEYYAIAAASSADAWPISFTRSKKMLAIL
- a CDS encoding helix-turn-helix domain-containing protein, with the protein product MIVKARIEHQKDFLFMEEIPDKYVPDHRLSEKSITIKDAPVGIKNYQLSTNGLFLVHSEMKFDEPARILTEVEGEAITCQFIFSNKNGSGATGKQSAKYGRSRHNIRYIPSAKEAYDVKPDVEFVYFLIVLSKDYYLRLVDLYSPLHEQFVQEIEKGISTSFAEHDLFMTPEMRRSIDAIVTCRQDGELKRLFTDARITELIMYQLEQFSQHIQGGKEALLDRDIPKLEEAREILERDYIDPPTHKQLSKMILLNEFKLRTGFKKYFGSTIYDFVTRLRMEEAKRLILEEGKNMYEVGVNVGFKHQASFTNAFKKYYGILPSDVRL
- a CDS encoding transcriptional repressor — encoded protein: MENIQKLLNTAQTIGQLPNSACTDAFKETLLKTINDYCRLKRLAFSEKRLWIAFKLMEVRDFIHPESLWLMLKEDKTPISIGCVYTNLKLMEAAGVAEAQSTGSRLILYKIRAVHH
- a CDS encoding heme ABC transporter ATP-binding protein — encoded protein: MLRVESISYKLNNRPLLKDISFSIRPGEMVALLGSNGAGKSTLMRLLSGERKPDSGRIMLYGADIKDYKRKTLATKRAYLQQHNPITMAFSVKEIVMMGRYGFKSLSSAKNDQLALSETMEICGLTDLADRSMLSLSGGEQQRVHLARVLAQLWNNKDSVLLLDEPTNNMDLQFQHQTLAIAAAMAKKGYMVVVVLHEVNLAAQYASRIVILKDGRKWWDGTPVQVLTPQHLYTAFGIHAQAYTDQSSLKTVIVPKEVKLDAGKFNSNMKTTQQPIYKLKTIETDELINLQSVKI
- a CDS encoding iron ABC transporter permease, producing MKRTVIYTCLSVGLLVSICFSLALGAMRIPIKEVIDTLTHAMGFSVFSSADHGINEGVIMMIRLPRTLMGVLVGAALGISGAAIQGIFRNPLAEPSLVGISAGASLMAVLIIAFETILFSSLSQLLGYYLLAFGAFAGAGITAMLVYNLSKINGQANVSTMLLVGIAINAMAGALTGLVTYLADEQKLRSITFWMMGSLGGATWQNVSCLFPFVLIPLIGLPFLAKGLNLFAIGENQVELIGLNPNRIKILVVVLATMAVGASVAVSGIIGFIGLLIPHLTRLLGGVDHRFVLPVSALMGALVLTLADMVSRLIVQPIELPIGVVTALMGTPIFLYILIKDKKKLVN